In the genome of Pelobacter seleniigenes DSM 18267, one region contains:
- the feoB gene encoding Fe(2+) transporter permease subunit FeoB has protein sequence MNNLRIAIAGNPNCGKTTLFNELTGAHQMVGNWPGVTVDRKTGTYGYAGHDFDVVDIPGIYALSAYSTDEKVARDYLISKDADLIVNIVDASNIERNLYLTTQLLELRIPLLIAVNKIDVARARNIDIDTKELSQRLGVPVVPISASKKQGLEILKEAIHDYAETSQPPKTGVVYPVTIQESANRIAAAVTELATFYKVPANWLAIKLLEEDSELAARLNPAQKDLLQREQQQLEEQLVEDVDIAIADTRYGFINWLTEGCVQHSTKIGQNMTEKIDRVVLNRVLGLPIFLLMMYLTFMFTINVGGAFIDFFDIAAGALFVDGMGQLLTAVHSPDWLLGLVATGIGGGIQTVATFIPPIAFMFLALAILEGSGYMARAAFVMDRIMRLLGLPGKAFVPMLVGFGCNVPAIMATRTLENQRDRTLTIMMNPFMSCGARLPVYALFAAAFFPTGGQNMVFLLYLAGIGFAVLTGLILKHTLLKGKITPFVMELPPYHVPTVKSVLLRTYDRLKSFMFKATRVIIPMVALLALLNTMAVDGTIGHDDTNESILSSVSRTVTPLFAPMGISQDNWPATVGIFTGIFAKEAVVGTLDAIYLQNETQADQAAQATGEAPAEETAFSLTAALQEAFATIPANLAGVADTLTDPLGLSIGDTDSIELAAEEQAVSAGTFGAMGHLFDGKIGAIAYLLFILMYFPCVAAMAAVYREVNFRWTAFVATWTTGLAYIAATSFYQLATFARHPLFSGLWLLSCALFCIIVILVMRSMGKEKAPAGLAIPAKS, from the coding sequence ATGAATAATTTGAGAATAGCCATCGCCGGCAACCCCAACTGCGGAAAGACCACCCTGTTTAACGAATTGACCGGTGCTCATCAGATGGTCGGCAACTGGCCGGGGGTCACTGTCGACCGGAAAACCGGGACCTATGGTTATGCCGGCCACGATTTTGATGTCGTCGACATCCCCGGAATCTATGCGCTGTCCGCCTATTCCACCGATGAAAAAGTGGCCCGCGACTATTTGATTTCCAAGGATGCCGATCTCATCGTCAATATTGTCGATGCCTCCAATATCGAACGTAACCTGTATTTGACCACGCAATTGCTCGAGTTAAGAATCCCGTTGCTGATTGCGGTCAATAAAATCGACGTCGCCCGGGCCAGAAACATCGATATCGACACCAAAGAGCTATCCCAGCGTCTGGGTGTTCCCGTGGTGCCGATTTCCGCGTCCAAAAAACAAGGGTTGGAAATCCTCAAAGAGGCCATCCATGATTATGCGGAAACCTCCCAGCCACCCAAAACCGGGGTCGTCTACCCGGTGACCATTCAGGAATCGGCCAATCGCATTGCCGCAGCGGTCACGGAACTGGCGACGTTCTACAAGGTTCCCGCCAACTGGCTGGCCATCAAACTGCTGGAAGAGGATAGTGAATTAGCTGCCCGGCTGAATCCGGCCCAGAAAGACCTGTTGCAGCGGGAACAGCAACAGCTTGAAGAGCAATTGGTCGAAGACGTAGACATCGCCATTGCCGACACCCGCTACGGTTTCATCAACTGGCTGACCGAGGGATGCGTCCAACACAGCACCAAGATCGGCCAGAATATGACAGAAAAAATTGATCGGGTCGTGCTCAACCGGGTGCTGGGGCTGCCTATTTTTCTGTTGATGATGTACCTGACCTTCATGTTTACCATCAATGTCGGGGGTGCCTTTATCGATTTCTTCGATATTGCCGCTGGCGCGCTGTTTGTCGACGGGATGGGGCAGCTGCTGACCGCCGTCCATTCCCCGGACTGGTTGCTCGGCCTGGTGGCGACGGGGATCGGTGGCGGGATTCAAACCGTGGCGACTTTCATTCCGCCCATCGCCTTCATGTTCCTGGCCCTGGCCATTCTGGAAGGATCGGGCTATATGGCTCGGGCTGCCTTTGTCATGGACCGCATCATGCGCCTGCTCGGCCTGCCGGGTAAGGCCTTTGTCCCGATGCTGGTCGGTTTCGGCTGCAACGTGCCGGCGATCATGGCCACCCGGACCCTGGAAAACCAGCGCGATCGGACCCTGACCATCATGATGAATCCGTTTATGAGCTGCGGTGCCCGATTGCCGGTCTATGCCCTGTTTGCCGCGGCATTTTTCCCCACCGGCGGTCAGAACATGGTGTTCCTCCTCTATCTGGCCGGCATCGGTTTTGCTGTCCTGACCGGGCTGATTCTCAAGCATACCCTGCTTAAAGGGAAGATCACCCCCTTTGTCATGGAACTGCCCCCCTATCATGTTCCGACCGTGAAATCCGTGCTGCTACGAACCTATGACCGGCTCAAATCCTTCATGTTCAAGGCCACCCGGGTCATTATCCCGATGGTGGCGCTGCTGGCGCTGCTTAACACCATGGCGGTTGATGGCACCATCGGCCATGACGACACCAACGAATCGATTCTGTCCTCGGTCAGCCGCACCGTTACCCCGCTGTTTGCACCCATGGGCATCTCCCAGGATAACTGGCCGGCAACCGTCGGGATCTTCACCGGGATTTTTGCCAAGGAAGCGGTGGTCGGAACGCTGGATGCCATCTACCTGCAGAACGAAACGCAAGCAGACCAGGCCGCCCAAGCCACCGGTGAGGCTCCGGCAGAAGAGACCGCTTTCAGCCTGACCGCTGCCTTACAGGAAGCGTTTGCCACCATTCCGGCCAACCTGGCCGGAGTCGCCGACACCCTGACTGATCCCCTTGGCCTGAGTATCGGCGATACCGACTCCATTGAACTTGCCGCTGAAGAGCAAGCGGTCAGTGCCGGCACCTTCGGCGCCATGGGCCATCTTTTCGATGGTAAAATCGGCGCCATTGCCTACCTGCTGTTCATTCTGATGTATTTCCCCTGCGTTGCGGCCATGGCTGCGGTCTACCGCGAGGTCAACTTCCGCTGGACCGCGTTTGTGGCAACCTGGACCACCGGGCTGGCCTACATTGCTGCGACGTCCTTTTATCAGCTCGCAACCTTCGCCCGCCATCCACTGTTCTCCGGATTATGGCTGCTCAGCTGCGCCCTGTTCTGCATTATCGTCATCCTGGTGATGCGCTCGATGGGCAAGGAAAAGGCCCCGGCAGGACTGGCGATACCGGCCAAAAGTTAA
- the pgi gene encoding glucose-6-phosphate isomerase: MPELTGSPAWCALEDHFRTIEKLHMRQLFAEDSQRFETFSLQFEDILFDYSKHRITTETIAKLCALAEQAELKAKIEAMFSGAKINTTEQRAVLHVALRNRSNRPIKVDGQDVMPQVNAVLEKMRSFCARVRNGDWRGATGEQITDIVNIGIGGSDLGPLMVTEALKPYGHERLKVHFVSNVDATHLTETLKKLVPETTLFLVASKTFTTQETMANAHSARNWLLSNGQDEHAVAKHFAALSTNRAAVSAFGIDPANMFEFWDWVGGRYSLWSAIGLSIALFIGMERFEELLAGAHRVDEHFRTAPLEKNIPVLMGLLGIWYNNFFGADSHVILPYDQYLHRFPAYFQQGDMESNGKRISKAGRQVDYSTGPIIWGEPGTNGQHAFYQLIHQGTKLVPADFLAPIESHNPLGDHHQLLLSNFFAQPEALMKGKTAQEVRTELEQEGMDQARIEALLPHKVFPGNRPSSSFLFKKLTPATLGSLIAFYEHKIFTQGAIWDLNSFDQWGVELGKQLATKILPELSQQGTVTSHDSSTNGLMNYYRSQRTAT; this comes from the coding sequence ATGCCTGAACTGACCGGCTCCCCGGCTTGGTGCGCTCTTGAGGATCATTTTCGTACAATTGAAAAGCTGCATATGCGTCAATTGTTCGCCGAGGACTCACAGCGTTTCGAAACCTTTTCCCTGCAGTTTGAAGACATCCTGTTCGACTATTCCAAGCACCGTATTACCACCGAAACCATCGCCAAGCTGTGTGCCTTGGCTGAGCAGGCCGAGCTCAAAGCCAAAATTGAGGCGATGTTCAGCGGAGCCAAGATTAACACCACCGAGCAGCGGGCCGTCCTTCATGTCGCCTTGCGCAATCGCAGCAACCGGCCGATCAAAGTGGATGGGCAGGATGTTATGCCACAGGTCAATGCGGTCCTTGAAAAAATGCGCAGCTTCTGCGCCCGGGTACGTAACGGTGACTGGCGCGGGGCCACCGGCGAACAGATCACCGACATTGTCAATATCGGTATCGGCGGCTCCGACCTCGGCCCGCTGATGGTCACCGAAGCCCTCAAACCTTACGGCCATGAGCGCCTCAAGGTTCATTTCGTCTCCAATGTCGACGCCACTCATCTGACTGAGACTTTAAAAAAACTGGTCCCGGAGACCACCCTCTTCCTCGTCGCCTCAAAAACCTTCACGACCCAGGAAACCATGGCCAACGCGCACTCGGCGCGCAATTGGCTGCTCAGCAACGGCCAGGATGAACACGCTGTTGCCAAGCATTTCGCCGCCCTGTCGACCAACCGCGCTGCGGTCAGCGCCTTTGGCATCGATCCGGCCAACATGTTCGAATTCTGGGACTGGGTCGGCGGCCGCTATTCCCTGTGGTCGGCCATCGGTTTATCCATCGCGTTGTTTATCGGCATGGAGCGGTTTGAAGAATTACTGGCCGGTGCCCATCGGGTTGACGAACATTTCCGCACCGCCCCGTTGGAAAAAAACATTCCGGTCCTGATGGGCCTGCTGGGGATCTGGTACAACAACTTCTTCGGCGCAGACTCCCATGTGATTCTCCCCTATGATCAGTATTTGCACCGCTTTCCCGCCTATTTTCAGCAGGGGGACATGGAAAGCAACGGCAAACGGATCAGCAAAGCAGGTCGACAGGTCGACTATTCAACCGGCCCGATTATCTGGGGCGAACCCGGCACCAACGGCCAGCATGCCTTTTATCAGCTGATTCACCAGGGAACTAAGCTGGTCCCGGCGGACTTTCTGGCCCCCATTGAAAGTCACAACCCCCTTGGTGATCACCATCAGCTGTTGCTGTCCAATTTTTTCGCCCAGCCCGAAGCATTGATGAAGGGCAAAACCGCCCAGGAAGTCAGAACAGAACTGGAGCAGGAGGGCATGGACCAAGCACGGATCGAAGCGCTCCTGCCCCATAAAGTCTTTCCCGGCAACCGGCCCAGCAGCTCCTTCCTGTTCAAAAAGCTCACCCCGGCTACCCTCGGCTCTCTGATCGCTTTTTATGAGCACAAGATCTTCACCCAGGGCGCAATCTGGGATCTCAACTCGTTCGATCAGTGGGGGGTCGAGCTCGGCAAGCAGCTGGCCACGAAAATTTTGCCGGAGCTGAGTCAGCAGGGCACCGTAACCAGCCATGACAGCTCGACCAACGGGCTGATGAATTACTATCGGAGCCAGCGGACGGCAACGTAA
- the djlA gene encoding co-chaperone DjlA gives MSWLSGIIGGGLGAMIAGPFGAIIGAAIGASMGNTQTLPGRSGHGVGGFNQAQQRQAIFFTAAFSMVGKLAKADGRVCPDEIAAIEKISKEALGLDPQTRAYAINVFTQAKDSPQSFADYARQFGQLFAHDQQLCSFMMSFLFEVAMADGNLHPQEEIMLQEAKNAFRIQESMYQSLYGRYVGRQQTSAISLAKHYEILGVSEDATTAEIKQAYRQKATEFHPDKIEGKGLPPEFIKFANDRLAEINESYDTIMKAKK, from the coding sequence ATGAGTTGGTTATCAGGAATTATCGGCGGCGGTCTCGGGGCCATGATTGCCGGGCCGTTTGGTGCCATCATCGGCGCGGCTATCGGTGCCAGCATGGGCAACACCCAGACCCTGCCAGGACGTAGCGGCCACGGCGTCGGTGGCTTCAACCAGGCCCAGCAGCGCCAGGCCATTTTCTTTACGGCCGCTTTTTCCATGGTCGGCAAACTCGCCAAAGCCGACGGCCGGGTCTGCCCGGATGAAATTGCCGCCATCGAAAAAATTTCCAAGGAGGCCCTCGGCCTCGATCCGCAAACCCGGGCTTACGCGATCAATGTTTTCACCCAGGCCAAGGACAGCCCGCAGAGTTTCGCCGACTATGCCCGTCAGTTTGGTCAGCTGTTTGCCCATGACCAGCAGCTGTGCAGTTTTATGATGAGCTTTCTGTTCGAAGTCGCCATGGCTGACGGCAACCTGCACCCGCAGGAAGAAATCATGCTGCAGGAAGCCAAAAACGCTTTCCGCATTCAGGAAAGCATGTATCAGTCGCTCTATGGCCGCTATGTCGGCCGCCAGCAGACCAGTGCGATCAGCCTGGCGAAACACTATGAAATCCTCGGTGTCTCTGAAGATGCGACCACTGCTGAAATCAAACAGGCCTACCGCCAGAAGGCTACCGAATTCCATCCTGACAAGATCGAAGGAAAAGGACTGCCGCCCGAATTCATTAAATTTGCCAATGACCGGCTGGCTGAAATCAATGAATCTTATGATACTATTATGAAAGCCAAAAAATAG
- a CDS encoding FeoA family protein, which translates to MPNRLGHLAVGDHAVVSGFEKGAREYRAKLLAMGLTKGIKFQVMRVAPLGDPIEISVRGFSLSLRREEANAVLVERSEQS; encoded by the coding sequence ATGCCAAACCGATTAGGACACCTCGCTGTCGGAGATCACGCCGTCGTCAGCGGATTCGAAAAGGGCGCCAGAGAGTATCGAGCCAAACTTCTGGCCATGGGCCTGACCAAGGGGATCAAGTTTCAAGTGATGCGCGTTGCTCCCTTGGGCGACCCGATTGAAATCAGTGTCCGGGGTTTTTCCCTCAGCCTGCGGCGGGAAGAGGCCAATGCGGTTCTGGTTGAAAGGAGTGAGCAGTCATGA